ATTGAGATTTTGGAAGTGGGGCGCGGGTTTGGGCGGTTTAATCCCATCCTTCGTTCTTGAAACTCTCGCCGGGGGCCACCCATGGCGTGTTATACTGTGGATAGCCTTATGCGAACATTTGTTGCCATACCCGTCGTCGCCGACCTCCCGTCACGCTACCTCATGGAATGCCGCGAGTTCCTGCAGGCGGCCCGGGCCGACGTGAAGTGGGTGGCGGGCGGCCATTTCCACCTTACGCTGCGCTTTGTGGGCGATGCATCCGAGGACGACGTCGCGGCTCTCAAAAAGTGTGTGCGCGCGTTGGCAGGGATCGGACCGATCGAAGCGACGCTGGCGGGCGCAGGCGCCTTTCCCAGCGTGGCCCGCGCGCAGACGCTCTGGGCCGGAGTGACGGACCCTGCGAAGAGGATCGCCGGCCTCGAGCGATCTCTATCGGAAAGCCTAGAAAGCGAGGGCTTTCCTCCGGAACGCAAACCGTTTCACCCGCACATCACATTGGGCAGGGTCCGCTCCCCGCGCGGCCTTGCCGCATTGACGCATGAACTGCAGAAGTGGGACAGCCAGGGCCGCACGATGCCGTGGCGCCTCGACAGGGTCACGGTCTTCGAAAGCCGGTTGACGCCGTCCGGTCCCATCTACACACCTTTACTCGAAGTCCCGCTATAGGCGGCGCGAAGCCCTGTCGGCAAAGGAGAAACACCGTGGACAAAGCGAAAGCGTTGGAATTGGCCCTGAGCCAGCTGGAAAAATCGTTCGGCAAGGGCAGCGTGATGCGGCTCGGCGAGGCCACTAAGCTGAACGTGCAGGTCGTCCCCACCGGCTGCCTCGCGCTGGACGTGGCTCTCGGGGTTGGCGGCGTTCCCCGCGGGCGTATCGTCGAGATCTACGGCACCGAATCGTCCGGCAAGACGACGGTCGCCCTTCACATCGCGGCCGAGGCGCAGCGTCTAGGCGGCACGGCGGCCATCATCGACGCGGAGCATGCCGTCGATCCGATCTACGCGAAGGCCATCGGGGTGGACATCGCCAATCTCCTCATCTCCCAGCCGGATACCGGCGAAGAGGCCCTCGAAATCGCGGATGCCCTGATCCGTTCCGGCGCCATCGACGTGGTGATCATCGACTCCGTGGCGGCGCTCGTGCCGAAGGCCGAAATCGAAGGCGAGATGGGCGACAGCCACATGGGGTTGCAGGCGCGCCTCATGAGCCAGGCCCTTCGCAAGCTTGGCGGAAACATCAGCAAGAGCAACACTTGCGCCATCTTCATCAACCAGTTGCGCGAGAAGATCGGCGTCATGTTCGGCAACCCGGAGGTCACCCCCGGCGGCCGCGCCCTGAAGTTCTGGGCCAGCGTGCGCCTCGAGGTTCGCCGCGGCGAGCCTATAAAGTCGGGCACGGACGTTATCGGCAGCCGGACAAAGGTGAAGGTGGTCAAGAACAAGGTGGCGCCGCCGTTCCGCGCGTGCGAGTTTGACATCATGTTCGGTCACGGCATCAGCCGCGAGGGCAGCATCCTCGACGTCGGCGTGGAGCAGGGCGTCATCGCCAAAGCCGGCGCCTTCTTCAGTTTCGAGGACCAGCGGCTCGCTCAGGGGCGCGAAAACGCCCGCCAGTTCCTGATTGAGAACCCCGCCATCGCGAAAGCCATCGAGGACCGCATACGGGTGAACATCGAGGAAGGCAAGGAACCGCCGGTGGACGAAGTCATCGGCGCCGAGGACGAGTAGCGGCTCAGGAGAGTTGAGGATTGGGAATTGAGGATTGAGGATCCGGCCCCTCAATCCTCAATTCTCAAGTCTCAATGCTATCGAGCCGAAGGGTAGCCGCTCAACACCCCGCTGTCCGTAACCACGATGAAGCGGTCGGCCAGCGAATCGTAGACGGTGCCGGTTGAGACCGGCCCTCCCAGCGTTGTTGTCGTCGCGCTGGACGGCTGTGACAGCGGAACCTGCACAAACGACCCGCTCGATGTCCCGAACGCCAGCACTCCCGCCGTGCGGTTGATGGTCAAGCCCGCGATCCGGCCGTTAGCTGCGTAGAACGGCTGGAACGACGCGCTTCCCGGAGCCCACTTCAGGATGCGGCCGTTCGCCGTTCCCAGATAGACATTGCCGCCGGCGTCCGCGAACGGAGCCGCGGTGATCGGGCTGCCGATGTCCGCAACGCCAAAATGGCCGAAACCCAGGTCAGGGTTCAGCGTCACGGCGTTCATTTTCCAGACCTTCCCACCCTTGCTCGCCAGGATGAGGTCGTTCCCCACCAGCATCGGCGAAAGACACCGCTCGCCGCCTGCAAACGATGAACGCACGGTCAGGTTGTCCTGGTTGAGAAGCGTCAGCCCGCTTCCGGATGCCCAGCCCGCGTTGACGTACAGGTACCGGCCGCTCGCCGCGGGAGAGAAATCGCCGAGGTCGCCCGCGTTGGTGTACCCCAGGAACGGCGAAAGGGAAAGCGGCGTGCCGGTGGCTTCGTCCAGTTTGAACACGTAGTTGTTGAACGGTCCAGACCCGGTGGACAGGTTGACGAACACCTTGCCATCCGGTGTCACGGCCGGTGTGCTGACCGTCTGCCCCGGCAACGGCCGCACTTGCCACGCAACGGTCCCGTTGGGCAGAACCCGCACTACGTCCCCCCGGTCGGTGGTCAGGTAGACGGCTTTGCCGGTCTTTCCGTAGTAGACCGCCGGTCGGCTGGGCAGCATCACCGTCGCTCCTACCGCCGCGCTGATATCGACCGGGAAACCGGACACGGCAGAGCCGTCTTCGGTGCTGCGGGCCGAGAGCTTGCCGTCGCCTCCGCCCACGTAGGCGATGCCCTCCGTAACAGTAACGCCGCCCTTCACAACGGCGCCAAGATTAGATGACCAAGGTGCCGGCGGCTGCCGTTCAAAGGCGCCAATGTCGACGTGTCGTCCGCTGATACGTGGATTGCCATCCAGGTCGAAGCTGCCCGGCGCCACACCCAGATCATCTCCGGCGTCGATGCAGGGGGACCCTCGGAGCAGATGGAGGTCACCATTAGTCAGGCCTTTGAATAATGGGTCACGGTTGATGTTGCCATTGGTTCCTATCGGGTCCGCAACGTTCCATAGGTCGACCGTATTCCCAAAGATGTCACTGTGCGAGAGTTCCAACGTCGCCCCATCGTATCGCCATATCCCTATACGATTGAAGGCCAAGATGGAATTGGTGACTGTCGCCGTGCTCGACGGGTATTGCAGGATTCCATAGATGGCTCCAGTGATTGAACACCCGGTAATCGTGGCTGTGCTCTCCCGCAGGGTGACGCCGTTTCTGCCGTCGTGCCCGTGACTGAAAGCGGAATTGGAAACCGTCATGGTGGATCCGGACATAGCTATGAGGCTGTCGCCGTTTCCGGAAAAGGCGCAGTTGGAGATGCTAGCCGTGCTGTTGGTGTAAAGCGAGACTCCTACGTCATTGCCGGTCAGGGTGCAACCGGTGAGAGTCGCTTTTCCGGAGTCGGTGCCGTAGACGCCGTTGCCGTTCCCCGTGAAACTGCAACTTGAAAAGGATGCTGTTCCGGATCTGTCAATCCCGGCGCCGTCCCGGTTTCCGCTGAAATTGCAATTGGCCACAATCGCCGTGCCGGCGCCGTATACGAATAGACCGCGAGAGTTGTTGTTGAACGTGCAATTTGCGATCGTAAGGGTACCCAGGTATACCGTTACGCCGGACCCGGCTTGCATCGCCACATCGCCGGTGCGAATGGCGAATCCATCGAGGATCGGTCCCTCAACGAATGAATTCACCTCTGAGGCGGTGCCGGCGCCGTCCAGAATGGTAGTATTGCCGCTCACGTTCCTCTGAGCGCGAGCGGTTTCGGTTCCGTTGAAGCCGCCGTAGAGCGATACGCCTGACTTGAGCGTGAGGTTTTCGAGATACCTCCCTTTCACCACCCAGATTTCATCCCCCGAGTTGGCGCTATCTATTGAGGTTTGCACAGCCGTGAACGCCGTACTCCAGGACTTGCCATCTTGGACGGTACCAGGGGCGTTCAGGTCTACATAAACGACGCCTGAAAGAGCAGGGCGAACGAATCCGCAGCAGAGGACGAACAGCAGGGAGAGGGTGATGCACAAAGCAGGACGGGTGATGCGCTCCATCGGTAGCCTCCTCGGTGTACCAGGCGTGGCGGACGGGCAGTGAAGGCCCGAGCGCGCGCGTATCGGTCCAATGTAACTGAGCGAGCCGTGGCAGAACGTGTCCGCCTGTCACAACACATCATTATATCACCTCTTATTGTACGATTGCGCATCGCCTTCCCAACCTGCAAATCCTCCGTGCCCATCCGTGTGCTCCGTGTCCTGTTCTGAAATTGGGCCTCGTCGTGCCCCACCGACTGAAGTCGGCGGCTGTGGAACCCCCAAAGTCCGTACGGACTGCGGATCAACCGGCTTCAGCCGGTTCCGTTCGACAGCCGTTGGCTTCAGCCAATGGGGCAAAACGTACCGTTTTCATGCTTCATGGTGTGCGGAGCTCATGTAATCTCCGTGGTAGATGCGGATCAAGGCGCCAAGTAGAGTACACCGTTTGACCCTGCGCCCCACCAGATACCCATAAATAATGAAACGGCCGAATCCCGAGACCCGGAACCAGAAACTCGAAGCTCGAAACCTGAATCCCCCAAGGAGAACCCAGTTGTCACAGCAGATCAATTTCCCGTTGCTCGCCTCCCAGGCGCCCACGCATTGGTACAACATCATGGCGGACTTTCCGGAGCCCATGGCCCCGCCGCTCCACCCGGGCACCAAACAGCCCGTCACCCTGGAGGACATGACCGCCATTTTCCCGGAAGTGCTCGTCCGGCAGGAAATGTCGGCCGACCGCTGGATCGAGATCCCCGAACCGGTGCAGGAAGTCTACGGGACATGGCGCTCCACACCGTTGATCCGAGCCGTGCGCCTCGAGCGCGCGCTGGACACGCCGGCGCACATCTACTACAAATACGAAGGCGCCAGCCCGGCCGGGAGCCACAAGCCCAACACGGCCGTCCCCCAGGCGTATTACAACAAGATCTCGGGCGTGAAGCGCCTGGCCACCGAGACCGGCGCGGGCCAGTGGGGCGCGTCGCTGGCGATGGCCTGCAGCATCTTCGGCCTGGAGTGCAACATCTACATGGTCCGCGTCAGCTACGATGCGAAGCCGTACCGCCGCATGCTGATGCACACCTGGGGCGCCACGGTTCACGCCAGCCCGAGCACCAAGACCGAGTTCGGCCGCAAAATCCTCGCCGATGACCCGAAGTGCGCCGGCAGCCTCGGCATCGCCAT
This window of the Armatimonadota bacterium genome carries:
- the thpR gene encoding RNA 2',3'-cyclic phosphodiesterase; its protein translation is MRTFVAIPVVADLPSRYLMECREFLQAARADVKWVAGGHFHLTLRFVGDASEDDVAALKKCVRALAGIGPIEATLAGAGAFPSVARAQTLWAGVTDPAKRIAGLERSLSESLESEGFPPERKPFHPHITLGRVRSPRGLAALTHELQKWDSQGRTMPWRLDRVTVFESRLTPSGPIYTPLLEVPL
- the recA gene encoding recombinase RecA, producing the protein MDKAKALELALSQLEKSFGKGSVMRLGEATKLNVQVVPTGCLALDVALGVGGVPRGRIVEIYGTESSGKTTVALHIAAEAQRLGGTAAIIDAEHAVDPIYAKAIGVDIANLLISQPDTGEEALEIADALIRSGAIDVVIIDSVAALVPKAEIEGEMGDSHMGLQARLMSQALRKLGGNISKSNTCAIFINQLREKIGVMFGNPEVTPGGRALKFWASVRLEVRRGEPIKSGTDVIGSRTKVKVVKNKVAPPFRACEFDIMFGHGISREGSILDVGVEQGVIAKAGAFFSFEDQRLAQGRENARQFLIENPAIAKAIEDRIRVNIEEGKEPPVDEVIGAEDE
- a CDS encoding right-handed parallel beta-helix repeat-containing protein; protein product: MERITRPALCITLSLLFVLCCGFVRPALSGVVYVDLNAPGTVQDGKSWSTAFTAVQTSIDSANSGDEIWVVKGRYLENLTLKSGVSLYGGFNGTETARAQRNVSGNTTILDGAGTASEVNSFVEGPILDGFAIRTGDVAMQAGSGVTVYLGTLTIANCTFNNNSRGLFVYGAGTAIVANCNFSGNRDGAGIDRSGTASFSSCSFTGNGNGVYGTDSGKATLTGCTLTGNDVGVSLYTNSTASISNCAFSGNGDSLIAMSGSTMTVSNSAFSHGHDGRNGVTLRESTATITGCSITGAIYGILQYPSSTATVTNSILAFNRIGIWRYDGATLELSHSDIFGNTVDLWNVADPIGTNGNINRDPLFKGLTNGDLHLLRGSPCIDAGDDLGVAPGSFDLDGNPRISGRHVDIGAFERQPPAPWSSNLGAVVKGGVTVTEGIAYVGGGDGKLSARSTEDGSAVSGFPVDISAAVGATVMLPSRPAVYYGKTGKAVYLTTDRGDVVRVLPNGTVAWQVRPLPGQTVSTPAVTPDGKVFVNLSTGSGPFNNYVFKLDEATGTPLSLSPFLGYTNAGDLGDFSPAASGRYLYVNAGWASGSGLTLLNQDNLTVRSSFAGGERCLSPMLVGNDLILASKGGKVWKMNAVTLNPDLGFGHFGVADIGSPITAAPFADAGGNVYLGTANGRILKWAPGSASFQPFYAANGRIAGLTINRTAGVLAFGTSSGSFVQVPLSQPSSATTTTLGGPVSTGTVYDSLADRFIVVTDSGVLSGYPSAR